One window from the genome of Oryza glaberrima chromosome 3, OglaRS2, whole genome shotgun sequence encodes:
- the LOC127765994 gene encoding uncharacterized protein LOC127765994: MAPPPHALAAAATSALGVAVGVRLLLVLSRSRALKPLAAATSAAAAALKTPRVLAAASSPLAAVLAASKAASKSYKAARTLGPAARLPSLPSDKRLKAAFAAASLLRLAAAAPPPVASPTGVAALAILKSGYKLSKNSAKVIEGFLGLQVHKGIRNGVDALGVVVKVAVIASEVAVWVGGRCWGGRRGRSVRFLCSTRPSGLLLVRYSKSEAQVVLFDHGLGIAAMDGDEKQMEEQEGSDLLCLAVPVPEATNY; this comes from the coding sequence atggcgccgccgccgcacgcgctcgccgccgccgcaacctcCGCGCTCGGGGTAGCGGTGGGGGTGCGGCTGCTCCTCGTCCtctcccgctcgcgcgcgctcaagccgctggccgccgccacgtccgccgcggcggccgcgctcaAGACCCCGCGCGTGctggccgccgcctcgtccccgCTCGCCGCGGTCCTCGCGGCGTCCAAGGCCGCCTCCAAGTCCTACAAGGCCGCGCGCACGCTCggccccgccgcgcgcctcccttccctcccctccgaCAAGCGCCTCAaggccgccttcgccgccgcctcgctcctccgcctcgccgccgccgcgccgccccccgTCGCGTCCCCCACCGGCGTCGCGGCCCTCGCGATACTCAAGTCTGGGTACAAGCTCTCCAAGAACTCGGCCAAGGTCATCGAGGGTTTCCTCGGCCTCCAGGTGCACAAGGGCATCAGGAATGGTGTCGACGCGCTCGGGGTGGTCGTCAAGGTCGCCGTCATCGCCTCCGAGGTCGCCGTATGGGTCGGCGGCCGATGCTGGGGCGGCCGGCGTGGGCGCTCCGTGCGATTTCTCTGCTCTACCCGCCCGAGCGGTTTACTCCTTGTTCGGTACAGCAAATCTGAAGCCCAAGTTGTGCTCTTTGATCATGGACTTGGAATAGCTGCGATGGATGGAGATGAGAAGCAGATGGAGGAGCAAGAGGGCTCTGATTTACTCTGCCTCGCGGTACCTGTGCCTGAGGCAACAAATTATTAG
- the LOC127765984 gene encoding uncharacterized protein LOC127765984 isoform X2 has translation MLRDDCIGEGLSSPIAAQILDFCDDGLGDDLFAAVATTSEQFAASSEDGSSSSTATPPLCSNSNDITAVADTAFSPLLSFDSTLSAFLEQEQNPDQDTKLLPSIDETFTAPAYYPAATEANIEQFSQIMVPEHTDAPMPPMQTNRTANALLPLASGYDDECFTAALAGGYMGLDGTLYDQTGVMIPNCNVETPQVGFFNHNSTSNNGMVMDLNNFGEYQRMMEGEGLTRTYSDTDSMHGAFNNAAEMQMGENTQHMVTGCNDSPLTLPSTEGSSLEDTPYKGVRLTAEQRKEKISRYIKKRNERNFSKKIKYACRKTLADSRPRVRGRFAKNDELCEATRSSSQDFEQYEHVVGMKGEDMLDSSNILAHLSGMNPYGYKYNSTVESWI, from the exons ATGCTTCGCGACGATTGCATCGGT GAGGGACTCTCAAGCCCCATAGCTGCTCAAATTCTTGATTTCTGCGATGACGGCCTAGGTGATGATCTCTTCGCTGCAGTGGCCACTACCTCCGAGCAATTTGCAGCCTCTTCCGAGGATGGTTCATCGTCGTCCACAGCCACACCTCCCCTCTGCAGCAACAGCAATGACATCACAGCTGTTGCAGACACAGCTTTCTCCCCATTACTCTCCTTCGACTCCACCCTCTCAGCCTTCCTTGAGCAAGAGCAAAACCCTGACCAGGACACCAAGCTACTTCCCTCCATTGATGAAACCTTTACTGCACCAGCATACTATCCAGCTGCCACCGAGGCCAACATAGAACAATTCAGCCAAATAATGGTTCCAGAGCATACAGATGCACCAATGCCCCCAATGCAAACAAACAGGACTGCCAATGCCTTGCTGCCTCTAGCTTCAGGGTATGACGACGAGTGTTTCACAGCAGCACTAGCTGGAGGGTACATGGGTCTGGATGGAACTCTGTATGACCAAACAGGAGTAATGATTCCAAATTGCAATGTGGAGACACCACAAGTAGGATTTTTCAACCATAATAGCACTAGTAACAATGGTATGGTGATGGATTTGAATAATTTTGGAGAGTACCAGAGGATGATGGAAGGTGAAGGACTGACCAGAACATATAGCGACACAGATTCGATGCATGGGGCGTTTAATAACGCTGCAGAGATGCAG ATGGGAGAAAACACCCAGCACATGGTAACTGGATGCAATGATAGCCCACTAACGTTGCCTTCAACAGAAGGCTCAAGCTTGGAAGATACCCCCTACAAAGGTGTGCGTCTAACAGCTGaacagagaaaggaaaagaTCTCCAGGTACATAAAGAAAAGGAACGAAAGGAACTTCAGCAAAAAAATAAAG TACGCTTGTAGAAAAACCTTGGCGGATAGCAGGCCTCGGGTCCGCGGAAGGTTTGCCAAGAACGACGAACTCTGTGAAGCTACCAGATCAAGCTCCCAAGATTTTGAACAATATGAACATGTT gTGGGAATGAAGGGAGAAGACATGCTTGATTCTTCCAATATTTTGGCACATTTGAGTGGAATGAACCCTTACGGCTATAAGTACAACAGCACTGTGGAATCCTGGATATAA
- the LOC127765984 gene encoding uncharacterized protein LOC127765984 isoform X1: MMFEADMTIREMMMFEAHTNSGPMFSDQLCIEGLSSPIAAQILDFCDDGLGDDLFAAVATTSEQFAASSEDGSSSSTATPPLCSNSNDITAVADTAFSPLLSFDSTLSAFLEQEQNPDQDTKLLPSIDETFTAPAYYPAATEANIEQFSQIMVPEHTDAPMPPMQTNRTANALLPLASGYDDECFTAALAGGYMGLDGTLYDQTGVMIPNCNVETPQVGFFNHNSTSNNGMVMDLNNFGEYQRMMEGEGLTRTYSDTDSMHGAFNNAAEMQMGENTQHMVTGCNDSPLTLPSTEGSSLEDTPYKGVRLTAEQRKEKISRYIKKRNERNFSKKIKYACRKTLADSRPRVRGRFAKNDELCEATRSSSQDFEQYEHVVGMKGEDMLDSSNILAHLSGMNPYGYKYNSTVESWI, from the exons ATGATGTTCGAGGCGGACATGACCATTAGAGAGATGATGATGTTCGAGGCGCATACGAACAGCGGACCGATGTTTTCAGACCAGCTATGCATT GAGGGACTCTCAAGCCCCATAGCTGCTCAAATTCTTGATTTCTGCGATGACGGCCTAGGTGATGATCTCTTCGCTGCAGTGGCCACTACCTCCGAGCAATTTGCAGCCTCTTCCGAGGATGGTTCATCGTCGTCCACAGCCACACCTCCCCTCTGCAGCAACAGCAATGACATCACAGCTGTTGCAGACACAGCTTTCTCCCCATTACTCTCCTTCGACTCCACCCTCTCAGCCTTCCTTGAGCAAGAGCAAAACCCTGACCAGGACACCAAGCTACTTCCCTCCATTGATGAAACCTTTACTGCACCAGCATACTATCCAGCTGCCACCGAGGCCAACATAGAACAATTCAGCCAAATAATGGTTCCAGAGCATACAGATGCACCAATGCCCCCAATGCAAACAAACAGGACTGCCAATGCCTTGCTGCCTCTAGCTTCAGGGTATGACGACGAGTGTTTCACAGCAGCACTAGCTGGAGGGTACATGGGTCTGGATGGAACTCTGTATGACCAAACAGGAGTAATGATTCCAAATTGCAATGTGGAGACACCACAAGTAGGATTTTTCAACCATAATAGCACTAGTAACAATGGTATGGTGATGGATTTGAATAATTTTGGAGAGTACCAGAGGATGATGGAAGGTGAAGGACTGACCAGAACATATAGCGACACAGATTCGATGCATGGGGCGTTTAATAACGCTGCAGAGATGCAG ATGGGAGAAAACACCCAGCACATGGTAACTGGATGCAATGATAGCCCACTAACGTTGCCTTCAACAGAAGGCTCAAGCTTGGAAGATACCCCCTACAAAGGTGTGCGTCTAACAGCTGaacagagaaaggaaaagaTCTCCAGGTACATAAAGAAAAGGAACGAAAGGAACTTCAGCAAAAAAATAAAG TACGCTTGTAGAAAAACCTTGGCGGATAGCAGGCCTCGGGTCCGCGGAAGGTTTGCCAAGAACGACGAACTCTGTGAAGCTACCAGATCAAGCTCCCAAGATTTTGAACAATATGAACATGTT gTGGGAATGAAGGGAGAAGACATGCTTGATTCTTCCAATATTTTGGCACATTTGAGTGGAATGAACCCTTACGGCTATAAGTACAACAGCACTGTGGAATCCTGGATATAA
- the LOC127768671 gene encoding alkane hydroxylase MAH1-like — protein sequence MAFSSILQLTLCFLCFSVFYYYHIKSKRKNPAIPVCWPLVGMLPDLLVNRHQLHDWITSFLTASQLNFRFIGPTMSSNMRFFFTCDPANVRHIFTSNFANYPKGPDFAEIFDDTLGDGIFNVDGDSWRRQRAKTQLLMYNHRFQSFVSRCSSDKVENALLPLLSHFAGTGERCNLQDVFMRLTFDMSTMLASGEDPGCLAISLPMPKVPFVRAVDYTTRVLLVRHIIPLSLWKLARRLGVGFERKMAEALRTINQFIYETIVKRRAKKANEGIEDSEDLLSSYLKDDDENADTFLRDTTMTLIAAGRDTIGSALSWFFYLLTKNPHVASKILEELDSVERATTTPDGMVTFDPDELKSLVYLHAAVCESLRLYPPVPLDHKGVVAADVMPSGHKVRPGDKIVVSIYAMGRTESVWGSDCMEFRPERWISDDGKLRYVPSYKFTPFITGPRTCLGKDMALVQLKVVAATVVKNFEIEAVPGHIVEPKLSMVLHMKNGLMVRVKRR from the coding sequence ATGGCTTTCTCTTCCATTCTCCAGCTCACGCTCTGTTTCCTCTGCTTTAGCGTTTTCTACTACTACCACATCAAATCAAAGAGGAAGAACCCTGCCATCCCAGTGTGTTGGCCGTTGGTGGGCATGCTCCCTGATCTTCTCGTCAACCGTCACCAGCTCCATGACTGGATCACCTCCTTTCTCACCGCCTCCCAGCTCAATTTTCGGTTTATCGGCCCAACGATGTCGTCCAACATGCGGTTCTTCTTCACCTGCGACCCGGCCAATGTCCGGCACATCTTCACCTCCAACTTCGCAAATTACCCCAAGGGACCCGATTTCGCCGAGATCTTTGATGACACCTTAGGTGATGGCATCTTCAACGTGGACGGCGACTCGTGGCGCCGGCAGCGAGCCAAGACCCAGCTTCTCATGTACAACCACCGATTCCAGTCTTTCGTGTCCCGGTGCAGCAGTGACAAAGTGGAGAATGCGCTGCTTCCGCTGCTATCCCATTTCGCGGGAACGGGGGAGAGATGCAACCTGCAGGACGTGTTCATGAGGCTGACATTTGACATGTCGACCATGCTGGCGTCCGGCGAAGACCCTGGGTGCCTTGCGATCAGCTTGCCCATGCCCAAGGTGCCTTTCGTGCGTGCGGTGGATTACACGACGCGTGTGCTCCTTGTCCGTCACATCATCCCGCTGTCATTGTGGAAGTTGGCGCGAAGGCTAGGAGTTGGATTTGAGCGGAAAATGGCAGAGGCATTGCGCACCATTAATCAGTTCATATACGAGACGATCGTGAAGCGGCGGGCAAAGAAAGCAAACGAAGGGATCGAGGACTCGGAGGATCTGCTATCGTCCTACctcaaggacgacgacgagaacgCGGACACCTTTCTCCGTGACACGACCATGACCCTCATTGCTGCCGGCCGCGACACGATAGGCTCGGCACTATCATGGTTCTTCTACCTCCTCACCAAGAACCCTCATGTGGCGTCCAAGATCCTAGAGGAGCTTGACTCCGTCGagcgcgccaccaccaccccggaCGGCATGGTGACCTTCGACCCGGACGAGCTCAAGTCACTCGTGTACCTGCACGCCGCCGTGTGCGAGTCGCTTAGGCTCTACCCACCTGTTCCGCTGGACCACAAAGGCGTGGTTGCCGCCGACGTGATGCCGAGCGGGCACAAGGTGCGCCCTGGTGACAAGATCGTGGTGTCCATCTATGCGATGGGTAGGACGGAGTCCGTGTGGGGCAGCGACTGCATGGAGTTCAGGCCGGAGCGGTGGATCTCCGACGACGGCAAGCTGCGGTACGTGCCGTCGTACAAGTTCACGCCCTTCATCACGGGGCCCCGGACCTGCCTAGGCAAGGACATGGCGTTAGTGCAGCTCAAGGTCGTGGCGGCTACTGTGGTGAAGAACTTCGAGATCGAGGCCGTGCCAGGACATATCGTGGAGCCCAAGCTGTCCATGGTTCTCCACATGAAGAATGGCTTAATGGTCAGGGTTAAGAGAAGGTAG
- the LOC127768446 gene encoding noroxomaritidine synthase-like, whose translation MAFASILQLALCFLCFSIFSYNHIKSKRKNTTIPVCWPLIGMLPDLLANRHRIHDWITSLLTASQLNFRFTGPPSSNMRLFITCDPANVRHVFTSNFSNYPKGPDFTEIFDIFGDGIFNVDGDSWRRQRAKAQLLTCRPRFRAFVSRCSRAKVEKALLPLLAHFAATGESCNLQDVFMRLTFDTTTMVVSGADTGCLAISLPEVAFARAMDDATRVLLVRHIVPLSWWKLARRLGIGYERTMAEALRACDHFVNETIEKRRAEKAKGEADGSADLLSSYINDDDEEENASSSFLRDTTMNLISAGRDASAMALSWFFYLLTKNPCVVSKILEELDSVNGITTPDGMVTFDPDELRPLVYLHAALSETLRLYPPVPLEHKGVLAADALPSGHDVRPGDKIVVSLFAMARMEAVWGSDCREFRPERWISKDGKLRYVPSYKFMTFSSGPRTCLGKDMAFVQLKAVAAAVVKNFEIEAMPGHVVEPALSIVLHMKNGLMVRVKRRHVLNN comes from the coding sequence ATGGCTTTCGCTTCCATTCTCCAGCTCGCGCTCTGTTTCCTCTGCTTTAGTATTTTCTCCTACAACCATATCAAGTCAAAGAGGAAGAACACTACCATCCCAGTGTGTTGGCCGTTGATCGGCATGCTCCCTGATCTTTTAGCCAACCGCCACCGCATCCACGACTGGATCACCTCCTTGCTCACAGCCTCCCAGCTCAACTTCCGGTTTACCGGTCCACCGAGCTCCAACATGCGGCTCTTCATCACCTGCGACCCAGCCAATGTCCGGCACGTCTTCACCTCCAACTTCTCCAACTACCCCAAGGGTCCAGACTTCACCGAGATATTTGACATCTTCGGTGATGGCATCTTCAACGTTGATGGTGATTCATGGCGCCGCCAACGAGCCAAGGCCCAGCTGCTCACGTGTAGGCCACGGTTCCGGGCCTTCGTGTCCCGGTGCAGCCGTGCCAAGGTGGAGAAAGCGCTGCTCCCGCTGCTCGCCCACTTCGCGGCAACGGGAGAGTCGTGCAACCTGCAAGACGTGTTCATGAGGCTGACGTTTGACACCACGACCATGGTGGTGTCCGGCGCCGACACGGGGTGCCTCGCGATCAGCCTACCGGAGGTGGCCTTCGCGCGCGCGATGGACGACGCGACGCGCGTGCTCCTCGTCCGCCACATCGTCCCGCTGTCCTGGTGGAAGTTGGCGAGGAGGCTGGGCATCGGATACGAGCGCACCATGGCGGAGGCGTTGCGCGCCTGCGACCACTTCGTCAACGAGACGATCGAGAAACGGCGGGCGGAGAAAGCCAAGGGAGAGGCCGATGGCTCGGCCGATCTGCTCTCGTCCTAcatcaacgacgacgacgaggaggagaacgcGAGCTCCTCCTTCCTCCGTGACACGACCATGAACCTGATTTCCGCCGGCCGAGACGCTTCCGCCATGGCCCTCTCCTGGTTCTTCTACCTCCTCACCAAGAACCCATGCGTGGTGTCCAAGATCCTAGAGGAGCTCGACTCCGTCAACGGCATCACCACCCCTGACGGCATGGTGACCTTCGACCCGGACGAGCTCAGGCCACTCGTGTACTTGCACGCTGCACTATCCGAAACACTCAGGCTGTACCCGCCCGTGCCGTTGGAGCACAAAGGCGTGCTTGCCGCCGACGCGCTGCCGAGCGGTCACGACGTGCGTCCCGGCGACAAGATCGTGGTGTCGCTGTTCGCGATGGCGAGGATGGAGGCCGTGTGGGGTAGCGACTGCAGGGAGTTCAGGCCGGAGCGGTGGATATCGAAGGACGGCAAGCTGCGGTACGTACCGTCGTACAAGTTCATGACCTTCAGCTCAGGGCCACGGACCTGCCTCGGCAAGGACATGGCGTTCGTGCAGCTcaaggccgtggcggcggccgtggtgaAGAACTTCGAGATCGAGGCCATGCCCGGCCATGTCGTCGAGCCCGCACTCTCCATCGTACTTCACATGAAGAATGGTCTCATGGTCAGGGTTAAGAGAAGGCATGTGCTTAACAACTAA